The following proteins come from a genomic window of Deltaproteobacteria bacterium:
- a CDS encoding glycogen/starch synthase → MPIDFIQVFKRATMDVGHYKGFKILLVTPEVTFLPRTEDKSLQVTGARAGGLADISACLVHSLNDLQMDVHVAVPYYRNAFQKNTISSGSVEGHRRYERLPTSSVHLARDRSFFYQPKLSGLPIWENVKISLAFQREVINRIIPEVQPDLIHCFDWMTGLIPAMTRQFEIPCLFTLYNMASAKVTLAAVEEQGIDAASFWQNCYFTQMPGSYEETRESNPVDFLMSAIFAAHFVNTVSTTFCQRLLKEDLPGIEPALRRELWHKSESGCLSAIDHGPDPSYNPANDRFLFRRYTPKDQHAGKTFNKLHLQERLSLPLDSRAPLFFWPTRLDKIRAGCRLIVETLPTLLERFATFNPQIVFIADGDFQQGLRDLVNAMHAGDHVAVTDFDARLRRLAYAAADFVLLPVANDPCGLPCKIGQRYGALPVVYHTTAIQSTISHMDCSQNQGNGFVFNNLDAGGILWVLEQCMAFHRKPMDLKALQLERIMTESVDRYNYSETIAQYIALYESMLQRKFRHDGSQGMASKRDDMAQRAA, encoded by the coding sequence TTGCCCATCGATTTCATCCAGGTGTTCAAGAGGGCAACAATGGACGTGGGGCATTACAAGGGCTTTAAAATTCTCCTGGTAACCCCTGAAGTGACTTTTCTGCCCCGGACCGAAGACAAATCTTTGCAGGTGACCGGTGCCCGTGCGGGCGGACTGGCCGACATATCCGCCTGTCTCGTTCACTCGCTGAACGACTTGCAGATGGATGTCCATGTGGCCGTACCTTATTACCGCAATGCCTTTCAGAAAAATACGATTTCAAGCGGCAGCGTCGAGGGCCACCGCCGGTATGAACGACTGCCGACGTCATCCGTCCACCTGGCCAGGGACCGATCTTTTTTCTACCAGCCGAAGCTGTCCGGTCTTCCCATCTGGGAGAACGTCAAAATATCCCTGGCATTTCAACGGGAAGTCATCAACAGGATCATCCCGGAAGTTCAGCCGGATCTGATACACTGCTTCGACTGGATGACCGGTCTGATTCCCGCTATGACGCGTCAGTTCGAAATTCCCTGCCTGTTTACCCTTTACAACATGGCTTCGGCCAAAGTGACCCTGGCGGCTGTCGAAGAACAGGGTATCGATGCCGCCTCGTTCTGGCAGAACTGCTACTTCACACAGATGCCCGGCAGCTATGAGGAGACACGCGAGTCAAATCCGGTGGACTTCCTGATGAGCGCCATTTTTGCAGCCCATTTTGTCAACACGGTCAGCACGACTTTCTGTCAACGGCTTTTAAAAGAAGACCTGCCAGGCATCGAGCCGGCCTTGAGGCGGGAGCTTTGGCACAAATCCGAATCGGGCTGTCTATCCGCCATCGACCACGGACCCGACCCTTCTTACAATCCGGCCAACGACAGGTTCCTGTTTCGGCGATACACACCCAAAGATCAGCATGCCGGCAAAACGTTCAACAAGCTGCATCTCCAGGAGCGGCTCAGCCTGCCTCTTGACTCCAGGGCCCCGTTGTTTTTCTGGCCGACACGCCTGGACAAAATCCGCGCCGGGTGCCGTTTGATAGTCGAGACGCTGCCAACCTTGCTCGAGCGTTTTGCAACCTTCAACCCGCAGATCGTTTTTATTGCCGATGGAGATTTTCAGCAGGGTTTACGAGACCTGGTGAACGCTATGCATGCCGGCGATCATGTCGCTGTCACGGACTTCGATGCACGGTTGCGCCGACTGGCCTATGCGGCGGCGGATTTCGTTTTGCTGCCGGTTGCAAACGATCCCTGTGGATTGCCCTGTAAGATCGGCCAGCGATACGGGGCACTGCCCGTCGTCTACCATACGACGGCAATTCAAAGCACGATCTCTCACATGGATTGCAGCCAAAACCAGGGCAACGGGTTCGTTTTTAACAATCTGGACGCAGGCGGAATTCTGTGGGTCTTGGAACAATGCATGGCGTTCCACCGGAAACCCATGGATCTCAAAGCGTTACAACTCGAACGGATCATGACTGAAAGTGTCGATCGATACAACTATTCCGAGACCATTGCGCAATATATCGCTCTTTATGAATCCATGCTGCAGCGAAAGTTCAGGCATGACGGCAGCCAAGGCATGGCTTCCAAACGGGATGATATGGCGCAGAGAGCGGCTTGA
- a CDS encoding isoamylase early set domain-containing protein translates to MSVNKKYFKSKPTCKVTFTIDNGAENSAKEAHVVGEFNEWSISANPMKPLKTGGFSTALELQKGREYQFRYLLDQKHWENEPKADRSVPTPFGDSHNSVIVV, encoded by the coding sequence ATGTCCGTCAACAAGAAATATTTCAAAAGCAAACCGACTTGCAAGGTAACGTTTACCATCGATAACGGCGCTGAAAATTCCGCTAAAGAAGCGCACGTCGTAGGCGAATTCAACGAATGGTCGATTTCGGCCAACCCGATGAAACCCCTGAAAACAGGCGGTTTTTCCACTGCGCTGGAGTTGCAGAAAGGCCGGGAATACCAGTTTCGCTATCTTTTGGATCAAAAGCACTGGGAAAACGAACCCAAAGCGGACAGATCTGTCCCGACACCGTTCGGGGACAGCCATAACTCCGTGATCGTTGTTTAA
- a CDS encoding response regulator transcription factor — MPQKQRILIVDDHPLVREGLKTVIGTNPKYEVVGEAENGARALQMINDLTPDVVLMDISLPDQSGIEITRLIRDSRKKTQVIIISMHSKTDFIVKAFQAGAKGYVVKESAPEKLIHAIQSVLADDYYIDSALSGRVIEKLVHFPAQPAHIKNGNYDALTEREQQLLALMAEGLHGDQIAEMLFISPKTVKNHRSSIMKKLDIHSTHELIRYAAKIGLIDLDLWRQ, encoded by the coding sequence ATGCCGCAAAAACAAAGAATATTGATTGTCGACGACCATCCCCTGGTGAGAGAGGGGTTGAAAACCGTAATCGGCACCAATCCGAAATATGAAGTGGTCGGGGAAGCGGAAAACGGTGCCAGGGCACTGCAGATGATAAACGACCTGACACCGGATGTCGTGCTGATGGACATATCCCTGCCCGATCAGAGCGGCATCGAAATTACCCGTCTGATCCGGGACTCCCGCAAAAAAACGCAAGTGATCATCATCAGCATGCATTCCAAGACGGATTTCATTGTTAAAGCTTTCCAGGCGGGGGCAAAGGGTTATGTCGTCAAAGAGTCGGCTCCTGAAAAGCTGATTCACGCCATTCAGAGCGTACTGGCGGATGATTATTATATAGACAGCGCCCTTTCGGGCAGGGTGATTGAAAAACTGGTTCACTTTCCAGCCCAACCCGCTCACATAAAAAACGGCAATTACGATGCGCTCACCGAACGCGAGCAGCAACTGCTGGCCTTGATGGCCGAAGGCCTGCACGGTGATCAAATCGCAGAGATGCTTTTTATCAGCCCTAAAACCGTCAAAAACCACCGATCCAGTATCATGAAAAAGCTCGATATTCACAGCACGCACGAACTGATACGGTATGCCGCCAAGATCGGCCTCATCGATTTGGATCTCTGGCGGCAATAG
- a CDS encoding sulfite exporter TauE/SafE family protein: MLLNYPSLFYVAMAVLFAGFVRGFSGFGFSMIVMISLSFVLSPAEIVPMILLWEVAASTWLLPQVWRHVDWISIGWLLFGVLIGTPIGVFALTRIPPKPMQAIIAVAVILLVVAVWRGFRIGGNVSRVTTGGVGLISGILNGGATIGGPPVVLYYYSAKNDLQRARASLIAFFLATDLFAAVICATQGLMTIKGLKLTGMLLIPLVVGLTLGSRSFFKTDPEVFRRRVMALLIVLSIASFLQAVI, from the coding sequence ATGCTTCTCAACTATCCAAGCTTGTTTTATGTGGCCATGGCCGTGTTGTTTGCGGGTTTTGTCCGAGGCTTCAGCGGATTCGGCTTTTCGATGATTGTGATGATCAGCCTCTCCTTTGTGCTGTCTCCTGCGGAAATCGTTCCCATGATTCTGCTGTGGGAAGTCGCGGCCAGTACCTGGCTTCTGCCGCAGGTCTGGCGACATGTCGACTGGATTTCGATCGGGTGGCTCCTGTTCGGCGTTCTAATCGGCACACCGATCGGCGTTTTCGCGCTTACCCGGATTCCACCGAAGCCCATGCAGGCGATAATTGCGGTTGCCGTAATCCTGCTGGTCGTCGCCGTGTGGCGGGGGTTCAGAATCGGTGGCAATGTCAGTCGCGTGACGACCGGCGGTGTGGGCCTGATATCGGGTATTTTGAACGGCGGGGCCACCATCGGCGGGCCGCCGGTGGTGCTTTATTATTATTCGGCAAAAAACGATCTTCAACGTGCCCGGGCATCTTTGATCGCCTTTTTTCTGGCAACGGACTTGTTCGCTGCCGTTATATGTGCGACACAGGGCCTCATGACGATAAAGGGACTCAAGCTGACGGGTATGTTGCTCATCCCGCTGGTTGTCGGCCTGACCCTCGGAAGCCGATCGTTTTTCAAAACAGATCCGGAAGTGTTTCGCCGTCGTGTCATGGCGCTTTTGATTGTATTGTCCATCGCATCATTTCTCCAGGCTGTTATTTAA